From the Dethiosulfovibrio faecalis genome, the window GCCTGGAGGAGAGTTTCCCCTCTCCCTGGGAATGGGAGGAAACGATGAAAAAGGTAGAGACCTCGGGGCTTACCCTGATAGCTTGGATGGAGGAAAACCTGAATTCGACCGCTCCATATGACGAGACCAGAATATGTTGCGAGGAACTTTACTTCGGCTCGGACAAGACCAGGGAGCTTCTGGGCAGAGAGCCAAAAAAACAGGATGACTCCGGCTTCTGGCGAGAGGAGACTCCCATGATAAAACGTCATTGGGGAAAGATCCCTCTTCCAGTAGGCATATACACCGGAAGATCCAGAAAGGAGCTTATCCTGGCTCTGGAGGTTCTGGGCTGGGAGGACTTTCCTAGAGATATGGCCATATGCTCCGACGACGGGATAAAAAAACCGTCTCCGGAGGGGCTGGATCTGCTGTGTAGGAGGTTGGACAGAAAATGGCCCCTTTTCTTCGGCGATACAGCCAGCGACAGAGCATCCCTAAGGGCCCTCGGCAGAGGAGACTTCATGGCGATAGGGACTATGTTGAAGGACGCCGAGTTCCGATTCTCCAACGTGGAGGACGCTATAAGAGCACTGGGGCTATAGGGCAGAAAACGGGAGACCGAGGCGTAAAACCGGTCTCCCGTTAAATTCGTTCCCCTTGCCCCTTATCTCGTTCCTCGATTCAAGTCATCCCGGAGAGCCCTCCTCAGCACCTTGCCCAGACTGTTCCTGGGGAAGTCCTCCACCATCTCTATTTTCCGAGGAACCTTGTAATGGGCTAGGTGTCCCTTGCAGTAAGAGATCAGCTCCGCCGATGTCACAGAGGCTTCGGGATCCAATATCACGTAGCCATAGGGAATTTGACCGCTGAAGGAATTTTTCTTCCCGACAACGGCGGCCTCTCTTACCCCGGCATAAGAGGCCAACACCGCCTCGACCTCCTGAGGATAGACGTTAAAACCTCCCACTATTATCATGTCCCCAGCCCTATCCATTATCCTGACGTATCCATCGCCGTCCATTGATACCACGTCACCGGTATTGAACCAACCGTCGACGAATTTCTCGACCGACACCTCGGGATTCCTGAAATAACGCGAGACAACGGAAGGGCCTTTGACCCACAGGACACCTTCTTCGCCCTCCTCCTTGACCTCTCCGTCCAAGCCGCGGATCTGCCACTCCAGATCGCCCAGGACGGGACCGACCGTGCCTAATTTACGGGCCTCGTAAGAGGGATTTACCGCCAATATGGGGGAACATTCGGTCAACCCGTAACCCTCCAGAACCGGCACCCCGAAAACCTTCTCTACCCGGGAATCGAGATCTACGGAAAAACGATCGCCTCCGCTTATGACCAGACGAACCGAGGGAAAGTTCATTCCCGCCCTCAAACCGGCGGCAACCATGAACCTCAACATAGTGGGAACCGCGACTATCGCCGTAACTCCGGAGGCTTCTATGGCCTTCAAGGTTCTGTCGACCGGCATGAACGAGGGAAGAATCACCTGACGGAATCGGAAAAGCAGAGGCAGAAGGCCACTAACTATGAATCCCAGGGTGTGAAAATTCGGAAGGACGTTGAGAAAGACCTCGCCGTCAGAGATCTCCGACACCTGTTTCAGGGCCTGATCCATGTCGCTCAGGACGTTTTCGTGTGAGACAGGCACGACCTTAGGACGTCCGGTCGTCCCAGAGGTCGAAAAAAGCAACGCGACATGGTCCTCCGAGGTCGGGACGTCTATTCCCCGAAACTCGCCTAGGGGGGCCTCCAGGCCCACCGGAAAAACCGGCACGGAACTCTCCAAAAGAGAGGAAAAAGAGCCCTTCAAGGAACCTTCTACCACGATAGCACAGGGCTCTACCGCATCGATAGAGGACAGAAGTGCCTCCTGTCCAGCCTGGAGATTGACCGGAACGACCGTGCCCCCAAGACGCCAACAGGCGATGGACAAGGCTAACAGGGCAGGACAGTTGGGCATCAGCACCATTAGCCTGTCGCCCCTTCGAAAACCACCATCGGACAGGACCTTTTGGGAACCGTCGGCCATCTCGAACAGCCTCCCGGCGGTCATCCAGTCACCGTTCCACCACAAGACAGGATCGCCGTCATTCCATACCTCGGACACCCTGTTCTCTATGCGAGATGGCCCCTCCATCATCGTCCCACCTGCCTTATCCATCGTTTGATAACCTCAGGGCAGCTCCAAAGCTCCACCCTGGCATGGCTACCGACGACCTCTCCGATCTTCCACCCGGCCTCTCCCAGAGGCTCTTTCTCTACGAGGTCTTTGACGGACCAACCACACATACCCCGTCCGGGGACGCCCAAGGCACTTTTCATGTAATCAGGAAGGAAACCTTTCAGTTTATCCCCTTCGTCGAGAGGCAGAACCTTCGTGCCCCCCCCCTCGAAAGGGACCATCTCGACAGGAACTCCGGTCCCCTTGAAACGAGGTCCCAGGACAAAACCTTCGCTCTCCATGACGTTGAAGCCGGGCATTCGGTCTCTGGGTTCGGAGGACAACGCATACCATCTACCCCACAGAGCGGATAAACCACCGTTGATCAAGGCGAAGGCCCTCCTAGCAGGCATGCTCTTTATCTGATTGTACAGTTTTTCGTTCAGCTGAAGCCTTTTCATAGCCACTTGGGGCAAACCGTGAGGCACGTAGACCACTGCGGCATCAGGGGGGATTGCACCCTGAAGCAAAGGGACCTGTTCCACCCTGCAGCCGATGGTCCTGAAAAAAAGCAGATCGTTGTCCACACCAAGAGAGGTGGAATGATCGGTGATAACCGCGACTAGAGGGCTTCCTGCCACCGGTTCGATCCGTCTATCCGGGACGGACATATCCATCGAACGCTTCCCGAAGGCCAGGATGGGCTCCCAATCGATCTGTCCGGTCATTCCCTTGAGCTGATGCCCTAGGGTCTTTATCGGCTGGGCCACCCTGGGATCGGAGCAAAGCTCCACCAGAGATAGAGATCGACGTTCCATATAACGAGGTATATAACCGAGGGACATCGATGGGACCATCCTGCCAAGCTCGACCTCCAACAACTGGTATTCCCTCGGATTCAGGACCGAGGAAAAAAGGACCCCATACATCTCGACTTCCCCGTCCTTCAGGTCCTCGTAGACGCCCTTCATTATCCTTGAACTGAGAGAAGCCACCGGGTTGGCATGGGGAAGGGCCACCAGCCCTACGTCCAACATTCGGGCCAAATCGGCGGTGCCTCTATCCAACGACATACGATCCTCCGAAACCATCGACCCCAAGGGGGACAACACTAGATTGAGGCTATCGCTCCTGGCGGCGGTGCCGAAGAAAAGGCGAAGGTCCGCCTCGCTCCGAAACTGAAAAGGATCGATAGAGAACACCTCTTGATCGCAACCGAGAGACAACATCCTGATATAGCTCTCGTCCATACAGCCGCAAAAAAGCCTCAGGGGAACCCCAAGGGACTTCAACGTGGCGGCAACCACTATACCAGGAGGAATCGTCCCCTCTCTCCGTTCATCGGCTATAAGAAGTCTAGGTAGATCCAACGGAACCCCTCCCACCATTGCAAAATGAAATCTCAAACTTAGTGTATCATATACGTGCCCTATTTCGGGAAGATCGAAATCCGACGAGGAGGTCTCGCTTATGGCAACGCCGTGGATCGCTATCAAGGACATGCCGCAACACGTTGAGGAAGAAGTTACTATCAGAGGATGGATGTACAACAAGAGAAGCTCAGGAAAGATACATTTCCTCCAGATAAGGGACGGCTCGGGATTCGTACAGGCCGTCATGGTAAAAAAAGAGGTCTCCCCGGAGGACTTCGAAGCAGCCAAGAAACTCTGGATGGAGGCATCGGTGGAGATAACCGGGACGGTCAGGTCCGACGACAGAGCCCCGTCGGGAGTGGAGCTCACCGTCACGAGCATAAAGACAAACCACAACCCAACCGATGAATATCCCATAGGCAAGAAAGACCACGGAGTGGACTTCCTGCTGGACAACCGCCACCTTTGGCTGAGGAGCCAGAGGCAGAGGGCTATCATGACGATCAGGGAGAGGATAGTCTGGTCCTGGAGACAGTTCCTCCACGACAGAGACTTCCTCCTGGTGGACAGCCCCATAATAACCGGAGCCATAGGAGAGGGAGCGTCCGGCCTTTTCGAGCTGGACTACTTCGACCAAAAGGCCTATCTGGCCCAGACGGGACAGCTGTACGCTGAGGCGGCAGCAGCAGCCTACGGGAAGGTCTACTGTTTCGGCCCCACCTTCAGGGCGGAGAAATCCAAGACAAGAAGACACCTCACCGAGTTCTGGATGCTGGAACCCGAGGTGGCCTATTACGACCACAAGGACAACATGGACCTCCAGGAGGCCCTGGTAAGCTATACGGTGAAACAGGTGCTGGAACACTGCAAAGAGGAGCTGACCCTCCTGGAAAGAGACATCTCCCCCCTCAATACGGTTCTCGAAGGACCGTTCTACCGCATCTCCTACAGGGACGCGGTGAAGAAGCTCAACGAATTGGGAAGCTCCATAAAATTCGGAGACGATCTGGGAGCGGAGGACGAGACGATACTGACCCAACAGTACGACAGACCCGTCTTCGTCGAGTGCTACCCGAAGGGGGCCAAGGCGTTCTACATGAAGGAAAACCCCGACGACAAAGAGACCGTGCTCTGTGCCGACCTGCTGGCCCCGGAGGGATACGGAGAGATCATCGGAGGATCCCAGAGGGAGGACGACCTGGATAAACTGACCGCCAGGATGGAATCGGACGGTCTGGACATGGACTCTTACGGATGGTATCTCGACCTTCGCAGATACGGTACCTTCGTCCACAGCGGATTTGGTATCGGACTGGAGCGGACCATAGCCTGGATATGCGGCCTGCATCACATCAGAGAGGTAATACCCTGGCCCAGGACCATCTACAGATTGAACCCTTAAAACTCGACGAAAAAGCGCCCGCCCCCCCCTTATGTCGGGCCGGCGGGTTTTAAATCCTTGCGACGACATTTTTTGCATGGAGATATCAGCAAAAGCCTGTATTCCGCTTCGGCGAACTCCTCCGGGAGCGAATCGCGGGATACGGGATCCCCGGAGGGCCAGACGTCCCTTATCTCGCCGCAGAAGGGACAGACAGCGTGAAGATGCCTGTCCGGGTTGCCCTCGTAGCGGCAGGGCTCCCCCTCTACCTGGACCTTCCAGATCATTCCGGCCTCGCAGAGTTGGTCCAGATTCCTGTAGACCGTCCCGAGACTTACGTTGGGGATCTCCTTGCGGACCTCCAAGAGGACGTCCTCGGCGGTAGGGTGAACCCCCTCCATCTCAAGGACCTTTAGTATGGCGTCCCTCTGTCTTGATCTTCTCTGCATGGCCACAAAATCACCTACTCCGGTAGTCCGTAATAACAGCGTTTGGGGGATATCACCTTGCCCTTAGCCTTAAGGGTCTTCAACGTCTTGGATACGTCGTCCTTGTCCAGGCCGACAAATTCGGCAATCTCTCCGGCTTTCATGGCCTTCTCGGAAAGAGCCTCCAGAATTTTTTCCTCGGAACCCATGATACCATCTCCTCCTATATTTTTCCTACAAGATCCTTGCCCGGGACCATTCCCTCGTCACCGGGTTCCCAGCTTGCGGGACAGACCTGACCGTGAGCGGCGGAGAACTTGGCGGCCTGGAGTTTTCTGAGAGCCTCCTTGGCACTTCTTCCGATGTCGAGATCGTGTATCTCCACCGCCTTCAGCACCCCCTGAGGATCGATCACGAAGGTCCCTCTAAGGGCTACTCCATCGTCCTCCAAGTATACCCCAAAATCCCTGCTTATCTTGCCGCTGGGATCGGCCAACATGGGGAAACGAATCTTGGCGATCGTCGGAGATGCCTCGTGCCAGGCCATATGGACGAACTCTGAATCGGTACTGACGCTGAAGATCTCGGCCCCTTCCTCCACGAATTTATCGTAGTAATCGGCCATTTCGCCCAGCTCGGTGGGACATACGAAGGTAAAATCGGCGGGATAGAAGAACAAAACCCTCCATTTCCCCTCGTAATCGGACATTTTTATCTCCTTCAGGTCTCCCTGATGAAAAGCGTTAGTCTTGATATCCTCGATCTTGTCTCCTATACGATACATATGACAGCCTCCTATCAATATCAGTAGCGATTATTGATACTATAAAGCTGATCTCTCCATACGTCAACCCCGAAAAACGAAAAAACGAGGCCGATCGAAAAATCGATCGGCCTCGTTTAAACAACTTTATATTCGGTTCTACATAAACACGCCTCTCATCTTTACGGCGTCGGCGACACGCTGGATGGCTGCCATGAAGGCGGCTCTGCGCATCTTGACGTTCTTGCTCTGAGAGTAGTCCCATACCGTCTTGAAGTTGTCCTTCATGATCCTGAGAAGACGGTTGTTGTAGTCCTCCTGAGTCCAGAAGAATCCGCCCAGGTCCTGACACCACTCGAAGTAGGACCCGATGACTCCGCCGGAGTTGGCCAGGAAGTCAGGAACGACCAGGATTCCCTTACCGTCGAGGACGGCGTCCGCATCGGGAGTGATGGGACCGTTGGCCCCCTCTACGATGTACTTGGCCTTGACTTCGTCGGCGTTCTTACCGTTGATGGCTCCCTCGAGAGCGCAGGGCAAGAGGATGTCGCACTCGGTCGTAACGAGGGCAGCGAGATCCCTCTTCTCAAGACCGGGCTGCTCGAATCCCTCGAGAAGCTTCTTGGGATGGTTGGAGACATGGTCGAAGGCCTTGTTGATGTCCAGACCGTCCTTGCAATAGTAGGTTCCGGTGATGTCGCTGATGGCTACGACCTTGGCTCCGGCGTCTATCATCGTCAAGGCAGCGAAGGTTCCGACGTTTCCGAAGCCCTGAACGGCCACGGTGGCACCCTTGACCGGCTTTCCGAGTGCGTTCATCAGCTCTATGGCACAGGTGGCCACTCCCAGTCCGGTAGCGGCGTTACGGCCCTTGGACCCCCACAGAGGGATGGGCTTGCCTGTGAAGATCGCCGGCTCGAGGCGTCCGCGCATTTTGCTGATGGTATCCATGAACCATACCATCTCCTGTCCACCGGTGTTGACGTCGGGGGCGGGAACATCGGTCCAGGCTCCTACGACCGGCTCGATCCGAGCGGCGAAGGTCCTGCAGATACGCTCCTTCTCCTTGGGAGAGATCTCGAGGGGGTTACAGCAGACTCCACCCTTGCCTCCGCCGTAAGGGATACCGGCCAGGGAACATTTCCAGGTCATCATGAAGGCCAGAGCCTCGCACTCGTCAAGACACACCTCGGGATGGAAGCGAACGCCACCCTTGGCCGGTCCTACCGCCGAGGAGTGAGCTACGCGGAATCCGTCGAAGACCTTGATCGTCCCGTCGTCCATCTCGACCGGGATAGAGACGCAGGTCTTTCTCTCCGAACGGCTGAGAATCTCTACCAGTCCGTCCTCGAGTCCCATCTCCTCCGTCGCGGCGTAAAAGTTCTTGAGGGCCGTATCGAGCAGTACGTTATCGGAAGTACGTTTCACCACTGCCATGAAAATACACCTCCTGCAAAATATGCGACCTCTTAGGTCGCAAGGTGACCACAATCCTTGATGATATTAACACCATTTGGGTGGCAATACCAATCGTATCCCGCAATTTGATCAAAAAATATCAAGAATATATATTTTCAATATTCAAAAAAGCCCCGCAGCTATACATACACACGGGGGATCCGCTTGCTGAACATTATGGGAATTTCGTAGTTTATGGTGTTATGTCTCGCTC encodes:
- a CDS encoding Fur family transcriptional regulator, translated to MQRRSRQRDAILKVLEMEGVHPTAEDVLLEVRKEIPNVSLGTVYRNLDQLCEAGMIWKVQVEGEPCRYEGNPDRHLHAVCPFCGEIRDVWPSGDPVSRDSLPEEFAEAEYRLLLISPCKKCRRKDLKPAGPT
- the asnS gene encoding asparagine--tRNA ligase, which encodes MATPWIAIKDMPQHVEEEVTIRGWMYNKRSSGKIHFLQIRDGSGFVQAVMVKKEVSPEDFEAAKKLWMEASVEITGTVRSDDRAPSGVELTVTSIKTNHNPTDEYPIGKKDHGVDFLLDNRHLWLRSQRQRAIMTIRERIVWSWRQFLHDRDFLLVDSPIITGAIGEGASGLFELDYFDQKAYLAQTGQLYAEAAAAAYGKVYCFGPTFRAEKSKTRRHLTEFWMLEPEVAYYDHKDNMDLQEALVSYTVKQVLEHCKEELTLLERDISPLNTVLEGPFYRISYRDAVKKLNELGSSIKFGDDLGAEDETILTQQYDRPVFVECYPKGAKAFYMKENPDDKETVLCADLLAPEGYGEIIGGSQREDDLDKLTARMESDGLDMDSYGWYLDLRRYGTFVHSGFGIGLERTIAWICGLHHIREVIPWPRTIYRLNP
- a CDS encoding winged helix-turn-helix domain-containing protein codes for the protein MGSEEKILEALSEKAMKAGEIAEFVGLDKDDVSKTLKTLKAKGKVISPKRCYYGLPE
- a CDS encoding AMP-binding protein, yielding MEGPSRIENRVSEVWNDGDPVLWWNGDWMTAGRLFEMADGSQKVLSDGGFRRGDRLMVLMPNCPALLALSIACWRLGGTVVPVNLQAGQEALLSSIDAVEPCAIVVEGSLKGSFSSLLESSVPVFPVGLEAPLGEFRGIDVPTSEDHVALLFSTSGTTGRPKVVPVSHENVLSDMDQALKQVSEISDGEVFLNVLPNFHTLGFIVSGLLPLLFRFRQVILPSFMPVDRTLKAIEASGVTAIVAVPTMLRFMVAAGLRAGMNFPSVRLVISGGDRFSVDLDSRVEKVFGVPVLEGYGLTECSPILAVNPSYEARKLGTVGPVLGDLEWQIRGLDGEVKEEGEEGVLWVKGPSVVSRYFRNPEVSVEKFVDGWFNTGDVVSMDGDGYVRIMDRAGDMIIVGGFNVYPQEVEAVLASYAGVREAAVVGKKNSFSGQIPYGYVILDPEASVTSAELISYCKGHLAHYKVPRKIEMVEDFPRNSLGKVLRRALRDDLNRGTR
- a CDS encoding Glu/Leu/Phe/Val family dehydrogenase, yielding MAVVKRTSDNVLLDTALKNFYAATEEMGLEDGLVEILSRSERKTCVSIPVEMDDGTIKVFDGFRVAHSSAVGPAKGGVRFHPEVCLDECEALAFMMTWKCSLAGIPYGGGKGGVCCNPLEISPKEKERICRTFAARIEPVVGAWTDVPAPDVNTGGQEMVWFMDTISKMRGRLEPAIFTGKPIPLWGSKGRNAATGLGVATCAIELMNALGKPVKGATVAVQGFGNVGTFAALTMIDAGAKVVAISDITGTYYCKDGLDINKAFDHVSNHPKKLLEGFEQPGLEKRDLAALVTTECDILLPCALEGAINGKNADEVKAKYIVEGANGPITPDADAVLDGKGILVVPDFLANSGGVIGSYFEWCQDLGGFFWTQEDYNNRLLRIMKDNFKTVWDYSQSKNVKMRRAAFMAAIQRVADAVKMRGVFM
- a CDS encoding peroxiredoxin → MYRIGDKIEDIKTNAFHQGDLKEIKMSDYEGKWRVLFFYPADFTFVCPTELGEMADYYDKFVEEGAEIFSVSTDSEFVHMAWHEASPTIAKIRFPMLADPSGKISRDFGVYLEDDGVALRGTFVIDPQGVLKAVEIHDLDIGRSAKEALRKLQAAKFSAAHGQVCPASWEPGDEGMVPGKDLVGKI
- a CDS encoding HAD family hydrolase, whose translation is MSILSPLKADCIIFDVDGVLMNTDKSFPKVIKTAIPRIWKDLLGRRSDVTPFSQRHFETSKQFPLLNDDYDICWGLVSLAASKGKESLEESFPSPWEWEETMKKVETSGLTLIAWMEENLNSTAPYDETRICCEELYFGSDKTRELLGREPKKQDDSGFWREETPMIKRHWGKIPLPVGIYTGRSRKELILALEVLGWEDFPRDMAICSDDGIKKPSPEGLDLLCRRLDRKWPLFFGDTASDRASLRALGRGDFMAIGTMLKDAEFRFSNVEDAIRALGL